CGTCGTCCAAAACGTCGTATATAACCCTGTAAAGCCTTATCTGAACCCCTTCGTTCTCCGCTATCTTCTTCGCATTGGCGTCGGGCCTCACGTTAAAACCTATTATTATGGCGTTCGAGGCCGAAGCCAGCATAACATCGCTCTCCGAGATCCTCCCGACCCCTTCGTGAACGATGTTTATGCCCACCTCATCGGTGCTCATCTTCAAGAGCGAAGACCTAAAGGCCTCCACGGAGCCCTGGACATCACACTTTAGAACAAGGTTGAGCTGGGGAGCCTCACCGCCCTCCTGCATCCTCTCATATAGTTCCTCCAGCGTAAGACGGGACTCCTTCTTAACCTCCGCATTCCTCTTCTCTTGAAGGTGCATCTGGTAAAGTTCTCTGGCTTCCTTTTCATCCGCAACCCTCTCAAAGGTTTCACCCGGCTGCGGCACCGACTCAAAGCCCAGTATCTCCACCGGAGTGCTTGGACCCGCCGCGTCAACGAAATTACCCCGGTGGTCCAGCATGGCCCTTATCTTGCCCCACGTGGAGTTGGTCCTTATCACATGGCCTCTTCGGAGAGTTCCTTCCTGGACTATCACGGTTGCCACCGGCCCCTTGCCCTTATCCAGGTTGGCTTCCACCACGGTCCCCCTGGGCTCTGCATTGGGATCCGCCTTAAGCTCCTCCATCTCCGCCACCAGAAGGACCATCTCCAGCAACTGGTCCACACCCAATCCGGACTTGGCTGCCACTTCCACCATTACGGTGTCGCCGCCCCACTCCTCGGGCACCAGGCCATGATCCGAAAGCTGCTGGCGCACCCGATCAGGTCTGGCCTCGGGCTTATCCACCTTGTTTATCGCCACGATTATCGGCACTCCCGCAGCTTTTGCATGGTTGAGGGCCTCAAGAGTCTGGGGCATGACCCCGTCATCCGCCGCCACCACAAGGATAGCTATGTCCGTAACCTTGGCTCCCCTGGCCCGCATGGCAGTAAACGCCTCGTGACCCGGCGTGTCCAAAAAAACTATCCTCTTCCCACCATAGTCAACCACCGAGGCTCCTATGTGCTGAGTTATACCCCCAGCCTCCTTGTCCGCCACCTTGGTCTTCCTTATGAAGTCCAACAAGGTGGTCTTCCCGTGATCAACATGCCCCATTACGGTCACTATGGGGGGTCTTGGCTGCACTTGACCAGAGGATGCAGGGACCTCCTTCTTGGATTTGGACTTACCCTTGCCGGCCGCGGACTTATCCTTCTTCGACTTAACATTAACATCCTCTGGACCAGGGGTCACATCAAGATTCCCCTGGGAGGGCTCAAAGACAACCCCAAAGTGCTTGGACAGGACCGCCAAAACCTTCTCATCCGCCACGGCAGAGGCGGGAGCCATCATGCCGGCCTCAACCAACACCTTTACCACTCCGCCAGGGGTCTGGCCTAAGGCCTTAGCGATATCACCAACGCTGCAGCCAGGCCTATATTGCACCTTTGGAGTATCTTTAGACTCATTCTCTTCTCTACCGCCGCCAAGAACCGTATCCTCCACCAGCTGGGCCACATCGGCATCTATGGAGCTCATGTGGGTCTTAACGTCCACGCCTAAGTCCTTCAATATATCCATCAGCTCTCCGTTGGTCTTCCCCAACATCTTAGCCAGTTCATAAACCCTTATCTTGCTCAACAGTATCACTCTCCCCTTCTAAAAGAGACGCCAGCGACCGCCCCATCGGATCCGACAAGGGGATCGCCACCACGTTAACCGCCCTGGTACCCAGCGAACAACCAACTTCAGCGGAGTCAACACCATTTAACCTATACACCGCACAACCGGTGCGACAAAATTTAAGCAGCAACTTGTCAGGACAGTCGCCCGATGCCAAGACCACCCAGGCGCTTGGCCTATCACAAACAGCCCTCATCGCCCTATCTTGACCATAGGCTATGACCCCACGACGCCTCATTAACCCTATAAGCCCCAAAAGTCTCCTAGGGTCAACCATCAGATGTTTCCGCCTCCAGGGCTCTAAGCAGATCCTCCAAGTCCCTTATAACCTCGGGCCCCACGTCCACCCGAAGGGACCTCTGGAGGGCTTTTTTCTTCACCGCCAAAGCCAGGCACGATAAGTTAGGGCACAAATAGGCGCCTCGGCCAGGAGCCCGCCCGGACCTGTCAAGATGCACCTTCCCCTCCGGAGATCTAACCACCCTGACAAGGCCTCGCTTTGGAGCCTCGGTACCACATGCCACACAACGTCTTGGACGGCGCCGCTTCTCCTGTACCAATCCTAATCCTTCTCCCCGCCTGCATCGGCCATTATGTCTTCAAAAAGATCCTTCAGGGTAGGAAGCCTTTCGGGCTCCAAGACCTTTATGTCTATCTTCCAGCCCGTAAGCCGAGCGGCAAGCCTCACGTTCTGACCGGCCTTGCCTATCGCCAAAGACAGCTGATCCGGCCTTACGTACACCCTGAGGGCCTTCTCCTGATCAAGCATAGGCTCCACCTTAACCGCCTTGGCTGGCGAAAGGGCGTTCCTCACGTATACCATGGGGTCGCTGCTCCAGGGTATGACGTCAACCCGCTCACCGCCCAATTCGTCCATAACCGATTTTATCCTCGTTCCCTTAGGACCAACACAGGCACCCACCGGGTCAACGTTGGCGTCAAGGGATTGGACCGCCACCTTTGACCTACCACCAGCCTCCCGCACGATGTTCTTTATCTCTATGATGCCGTCCCTTATCTCCGGAACCTCCAGCTCGAACAACTTTCTTAAAAGCCCGGGATGGGTCCTCGACACCACTATGCGGGGCCCCTTGGTGGTCTGCCTTACGTCCAGAAGGAAGAACTTAAATCGATCCGAAACCCTGTAAGTCTCCCCTAAGATCCTCTCCTCCCTGGGGAGTATGGCCTCGGTCCTGTCATTTAAGCGAACCAGAATCTGGTCTCCCTCTATCTTAAATATTACCCCCTGCACCAGATCCCCGGTCTTGTCTGCAAACTCCTCAAAGATAATCTGCCTTTCCGCGTCCTTCAGACGTTGAATTATGACCTGCCTTGCGGTCTGGGCTGCTATACGACCAAAGTTCTCAGGGAATACTTCTATCCTTATTACATCCCCAATCTCCACGTCCGAAAAACCCATCTTCCTGGCATCTTCCAAGGATATCTCCGTATCCGGATTATCCACACAAGACACCACCTGTTTGACCTCTGAGAGGAATATCTCCCCGTTCTCAAAGTCTATGAATACCTCTACGTTCTGGTTTCCCCCCTTAAACTTCCTGTAAGCGGACACCAAAGCAGCCTCCAGGCTGGACGATATGATGTCAAGAGACAACCCCTTCTCCGCCTCAAGCTGCTTAAGGGCCCTGGTAAAATCCCTTCCCAAGATCATGAAAAAACTCCCCCGTTTCCGTTAATCTGCTTCTGCTGATGATCCCTTAGTCACAAAGCCTGGGATTCCTAAGCTCATCCCAAGGGCAGATCATTTCCTCCCCCTCTTGGATGAGCCTTACCCTGCCATCAGGCATAACCTGATCTATAAAAAATGTCCTCTTCTTCCCCTTACCCATTGATATCTTGATCTTCCGTCCCATGAAACGCCTGAAGTCATCCAGACAGAGCAAAGGCCTCTGAGGCCCTGGAGATGAAACCTCCAGATAATACCTGTCCTTTATGCCGCCATCTTCATGACTATCCAATAGCTCATTAATGCGTCTAGAAACTGCCTCGCAATCCGAAAGACCAACCGGGTAATCCAGAGAATCTATGGTTACCCTTAAAACCTGGGCTCCCATCTCCCTTGCTACCTTAACCTCCAAACATATGTAACCCATTTCCCCAACCATACGCTTTATGTCATCACGCAAGCGAAATCCTGCTACCGCCAATGCAGCCACCTCCATGGCAAGGGGGACGGAACAAAAAACGAAGAGTGGGATATAACCCACTCTCCAAACGCTAAACCCACCGGCTGTAGAAATCGCACAAGGCACAAAGGCTACTCTTTTCTCATTATATTACACCGTTACCGCTAAGGGAAGGACCATCACAGGTTCATATCGGCGGTAAACTCTGCCCACCAATCGTCCATACCCATCAGGAAGTCCTCCTCCGGCATGCTCTCCAGGGAGTCATCGCTGAACACGTCAAGCTCTAGATCGGGAAGCATCATGATCCCATCCTTATAGATATCACCAAAATCCTCGGGAACGTGAAACACCCTCATCGTGCATCACCCCCGTCATTCAACCCAATAATTAGGAGCCTCCTTGGTTATTGTAACATCATGGGGGTGGTTTTCCTTCACCGAAGCAGAGGTTATCTTGATAAACCGGCTCTTGGTTTGAAGCTCCTGAATGTCCCTGGCCCCGACATATCCCATGCCAGCCCTGATGCCACCCGCCATCTGGTAGACCACGGAGGCCAAAGGCCCCTTATATGGCACAAGCCCTTCTATCCCCTCGGGCACCAGCTTATCCTCCACCGTACCCTCTTGAAAGTAACGATCCTTGCTGCATCCCTCTTTCATGGCGCCAAGGGACCCCATGCCACGGTAACTTTTGAACGATCTACCTCTGGATATTACCACCTCGCCGGGGCTCTCCTCTGTACCCGCCAGAAGGGATCCTATCATCACCACGTCCGCCCCAGCCGCTATGGCTTTAACTATGTCGCCCGAGTAACGGATACCTCCATCCGCTATGACCGTTCCACCCATGGAATGGGCAACCTTTGCCACGTTCATTATGGCCGCCACCTGAGGAACCCCTATCCCCGCAACCACCCGGGTGGTACATATAGATCCCGGCCCGATGCCAACCTTGACAGCATCGGCCCCGGCTTCAATCAATGCCTTGGCAGCCTCACCGGTGGCTATGTTGCCCCCTATTATCTGGAGCCTTGGGTGCCTCTTCCTAAGCTCCCTGACGGTATTCAAAACCGCCACTGAATGCCCATGAGCCGTATCCACCACTATCACGTCAACTCCTGCCCTAACCAGCGCCTCGGCCCTTGCCAGGGAGTCCGCTCCAACCCCTATAGCAGCCCCAACTCGGAGCCGGCCGTGCTCGTCCTTCGCAGCGTTAGGGAACTCCTTAGCCTTTTGAATGTCCTTTATGGTTATAAGCCCCTTAAGCTTTCCCTCCCCGTCCACTATGGGAAGTTTCTCTATCTTGTGCCTCATCAATATGTCCTTGGCATCATCAAGGGTTGTGCCGATAGGGGCAGTTACAAGGCCTTCCTTGGTCATCACCTCGCATATGGGCTGCCCGTAATCGGTCACAAACCGGAGATCCCGGTTAGTTATTATACCCACCAAGCGCATCTTATCGTCCACTATGGGAACCCCGGATATGTGATAGTGCGACATTAAATCCACCGCATCCTGGATCTTGTCCTGAGGATAAAGGTAGAAGGGATCCACTATGACTCCAGACTCCGACCTTTTAACCTTATCAACCTCCGCCGCCTGCCGCTCTATGGGCATGTTCCTGTGAACTATACCTATGCCCCCCTCCCGGGCCATGGCTATGGCCAGACGGCTCTCTGTAACAGTGTCCATGGCAGCGCTGGATATGGGCAGGTTAAGCCCAATCAGAGGGGTGAGGTTACTCCTAAGATCCACCTGGGATGGCAAGACCTCGCTGTAGGCGGGCTCAAGAAGCACGTCATCAAACGTAAACCCCTCATACGGAACAAAACGCTCAACCACGCTCATACAAACACCTCCATAAGGTTATAAAAAAAGCTGGGCCCTATCTACCGCCCACCCTTTTGACGTGACCTATTACCTCCACCAACACCTTAGCAACTCCTTGGCTTTTGAACCCCAGAAGCTCCGCCGCAGCCCTTGAAACATCCAGTATCCGCCCTCGGTGCTCCCTAAAACGGTCCACCACCCTAACCACCACCGTCTTACCCGAAGCCAGGTTCTTTATCCTCAGCAACGTTCCAAAGGGCAGGTCCTTAGCCGCCGCCACCAGCTCATTGCCGGAATAGACTTCTCCGTTGGCAAACTTTCTGCCAACCATGGACTCCCCACCATACCAGGATATGGTCCCCTCCGCCATCCTCCCGCCTCGGAGGTTAAACCGCTCATCCTCTCCCACAGGAGCTCCCCTTCCAAGTACATCGTAAATCCGCGAAAGAATCAGAAGAGCTGTAAACTTGGGAGGAAGCCTTAAAAGTCCCGAATGATCCGCCTTAACTTCCATAAGGTCATCTTGTCCAACCCTAAGAAACCACCGATCCCCTTGTTTTGTAACCCTAAGGGCAGATATGTTAAAACCCCTGGATAAAGCGCTGTTTAAAGCATCGGAGGCGGACCTAGCATCCACCTCCGATGAAATGGGAAACCTCCAGATCTCCTCCCCGTAGAGAGACCATACCGCCACCTCCTCAGCGGTTGAAACCTCGGAGGCAACGCTTCCCAGAAGTAAATCAGCAAAACCAAGCAGAAACGAAACGCATAGGAGAACCGGCGCTAAAACCCATACCTTCTCAAAGTGGCCACGGAATGACAAATCATGCACTCCCCTCTGCCCACCGCCCCCACATTTTCCCCGGATTTTACCTTAACATTGACCAAATTTAAACCCCCAAACACCGACGAAATTTTCGACTTAATCGGAGATATCCAAGAGGAAAGTTTGGGAACCTGGGCCGTTATGGTAACATCTACCCACTCCAACGTGAATCCAAGTTCAACCACCCGCAGGTAAACCTGTCTTAATAACTCAAGGCTGTAGGCGCCGCGATACGCTGCATCGGAAGCTGGGAAAAGAGTACCTATGTCAGGCTCACCGGCGGCACCAAGGAGGGCGTCCGCAATCGCATGGCACACCACGTCACCATCGGAATGCCCTAAAAGCCCCATCGGAGCCCCATCAATGGTTACACCCCCAAGCACCAAAGGTCTTCCGGGTACCAGAGGGTGAACATCGTAACCATGACCACATCGAAATCCCAATCCCTCCGTCATAGCCACCGCCACCTTCCAATCCCACTCTTCGGTTATCTTGAAGAGTTTTCTGTCCCCCTCAACCCAGCCAACATCCCATCCGGCTTCAAGCCAAGCTTCCGCCTCATCCTTAAACCCCTCACCCCTTAAAAGGGCGGCCATCAATCTCTCCCGTTCAAAGGCCTGCGGTGTCTGGGTCAGCCGCAGGGATGACCTGTCCAGGGTACCACATATCATCCCTGCTTGGATTGATCGCACCGAGTCGTTGCACTGGACCACCGGTATTGCAGCCCCCCTCTTCTCCGCCACCTCCATCAATCTAAGGCAAAGATCCTCACTAAGGAAAGGTCTTGCTGCATCGTGGACCATCACCATGTCACCGGAGGCTGCCCTAACTCCAGCTATAACCGAAAGATACCGCTCGCTGCCACCGGACACCGTGACCAACGGCATTGGAGAAAAAAGATCCTCAAAGGTACGCCGAACCGGCCAATGATCTTCCATATCCGAAGGAAGGACGAGGACCACTTCTCCAACAAGCCCCCGTTCCCAAAGCCTCCTTGGAGCCTCGCAACTCCAAGCCCAAAGAGGACGCCCATTAAGGCGTCTAAACTGCTTTGGCTCCCCTCCAAGCCTCACCCCGCCTCCAGCAGCCACGCATATAAAGGACCAGCAGGATCTTCTATCGTTCATCATCGTCTTATCCTAGCGAATATCATCCTTCCCGCCGATGTCTGCAGCATAGATGTAACCACCACATCCACGCGGCTTCCGATGTACCTATGGCCATCCTCCACCACTATCATGGTACCGTCCTCAAGGTAGCCAACGCCCTGGTTGGGCTCCTTACCCTCCCGGATGACGTCAACCCTGATGTTTTCCCCCGGCAAAAGCATGGGCTTAAGGGCGTTTGAAAGGTCGTTAACGTTGAGAACCCTGACCCCGTCTATCTGGGCTATCTTGTTCAGGTTATAGTCCGTGGTCAGCACGCAACCGTCCATCCTCTTAGCCAAGGCAACGATGGCCTCGTCCACGACTTCCCTGTCCAGATCTTTCATGGGAACATCCATTATTCTGAGGTCGTCGCCAAGATGCTGCTGCATTCGGTTAACCACATCAAGCCCACGCCTTCCACGGGCTCTCTTTATTGGGTCCGCGCTGTCCGCCACCCCCTGAAGTTCCGATAGGACAAAGCGGGGAAGTATCAGGGGACCTTCAATGAAACCCGTGGATACTATGTCGGATATCCTCCCATCTATCAAAATGCTGGTATCCAAAACCTTGGGCTTCCTTGGGCCGTAGCTCTCACAGGGCTCAACCGCCGACGTCTTGGGGGCCTGATCGGTTTTTTTGCGGAAGTTTATCTTCCCCTTTATCGAACCGGCGGAAGAGAAAAAAGCCCAGATGTCATCCCTGCGCCTTAAGGACAACCTAACACCCAAGTACCCTAATACCACGTTGATCAGAACGGCAACGTAGACCCCTACCACAGGTATCCTGGACAGTGGAAGGGCTATCAGGTTGGCTAAAACCAACCCCAAGGTAAGACCCATCAGTGATATTAATATTTCATGAAGACCGAAGCCCTGCAGGTTTGCCTCAAAAAGCTGTCCCAGTTTACCAAGGCCCATCCAAAAAACCGGGGTAAGCATGAACCCCACAAGGGCAAAGGAAAATACGAAGAAAATCATCCATCCAACCGGGTGAGAGCCAATAAAGGCCCCCATCTCCCCGCCCTCTGCCAAGATAAAAGCAGAAACTTGATAACCCACAACACCACCTAATATGGCCAGCAGGAGCCTTATGACCCCCTTCATTATTCTAAACATTCCACAAAACCTCCGAAAAAATGATATATAAAGCCAAGGGGCCTAAAGGCCCCTGCGCCCCTCCATCGCAAGTTTCAAGGTGGCGCTGTCCACAAAACCTATGCTTCCTCCCACGGGAATACCGAAGGCCAGTCGAGTAACTCTTACAGGTAGGTCCCCTATGGCATCCCTCACCGCCATGGCAGTGAGTTCGCCCTCCACGCTTGGATTAAGCGCCAGTATGACCTCCGCAATCCCTTCTTGGGCAACCCTTCGGCGCAGCTGATCTAACCTCTCCCTAGGGATCTCCTCTCCGTCCATAGGAGAGAAACGCCCCCCAAGCACGTGGTATCTACCATCGAACACGCCATGCCTTTCAATAACCAGGCTATCCTCAACGGTCTCCACCACGCATATGACCCCATTAGACCTATTGGGATCCAAACATACGGGGCAAAGGTCCTTCTCCGCGAGCCCTCCGCAAACCCTACACTGACGGATTGAGCTCCTGGCCTCCAACAAATCCCTGGCGAACTCTTCAACCCAACCGGGGGATTGTTGGAGGACGAAGAAAGCAAAACGCCTGGCCCCCTTTTCGCCAACACCCGGAAGCCTTTTAAACTTCTCTATAAGCCTATCTACCAGCAAAACACCGGTTGAGCTCAATCAGAAACCCCCAAACCCAAGACCACCGGTCAGCCTGTTCATCTGCTCCGAAGCGAAATCCCTGCTCTTCCTGAGGGCATCGTTAACCGCCGAGACCACAAGATCCTCAAGCATCTCAGGATCCGATGGATCGATAACCTCCTTGGATATCTTCACCGAGAGCAGATCCCCCTGGCCGTTAACTCGAGCGGTAACCATGCCGCCGCCGGAAGACCCCTGGTGTTCCGTCTTTGCCAGCTCCTCCTGCAACGTGGCCATCTGGGCTTGAACCTTCTGGGCCTGCTTAAGAAGCTTGTCTATCTTCAAAACCACCATCTCCCCCTTTTAAATATTTGGAAACGAGAAACAACACCCAAAACACCACGCCGCCCCAAGCACCAAACACACATAGAGGCATACAAAATGATATGCTACTCTATTTTATCATCCCCTGGTCCCAGCAGCTTTTCCAACAGGACAAGCAAGAGAAACTTAGGCAGCCTCGCTATCCGTCGTATCCTCCAGGGTTCCTGAATGGTCCTATAAAGCCACTCCAGCCCAAGGCGCTGCCACGACAACGGAGCGCGCTTGAGCCTCCCCGATATTACGTCAAAGCTGCCGCCAATTCCCACCCCAACCACGCCGGCAAGACAGCCATCCGTCTTCAACACCTTAAACAGCCACTTCTCCTGGCGGGGAACCCCAAGGCCAACGAACAGTACCTTAGCTCCGCTGGAGGCTATGGATTTCACCACCTCAGCTTCCTTAGAATCCGGGAAGTAGCCGTCCATGCATCCAGCCACCACAAGTCCTGGATGCCGCTCCACCAGCCTCTGGGCCGCCAACTCCGCCACACCCGGCTTGCCACCCAGGAGAAAAACCTTCCACCCCTCCGACGCAGCCAAACGGCAAAGGTGATCCACAAACTCTACCCCTGGAATCCGCTCCGACAGCGGATTTCCAAGGATCCTGAAGGCCTCAAGCAAGCCCTTGCCGTCTGGAAGCACCAGGTCCGATCGATTTAGAACTTCCCTATACTCCGAATCATCCCTGGACCGCAGGGCCCCTAGGGCATCCAGTGTACATATAAGGCATGATTCCCCCCGAGAGACCATTGCCCTTACCCTGCCTAAAACGTAGTTAAGAGTAACGTTGTCCACGTGAACACCGAATATACGTGGACGTCTGCTGTGGGCCAAAACCGAACCACCTCGCCTCAAAAAGGTATAAAGTCCCCCTCCCAGCAGCACAATTCCGAGAAGCACCAAAAGAGACAACTGCCAGGTACCGGACCGCTGGGCGGAGAAGCCCAGCATCCCAAGGCAGAGGCACGTGAAGGATACCATGTATACCGCCATCGGGTGGTCCACCCCTCGGTTCATTAGAGCCCTGTAAAGGGTAACGCTACCAAGTTGACGCCTCACCAGAGAGGTTCCAACAATTTTAAGGGAGGTTTCCACGATTGGCACCAGGAAAAGTCCCAGGGGCATCAAAAACAACGCAGAGAAGGCCAACCCCTTGGAAGCCCCAAGCACCGTTATGCCCCCCATGATCATCCCCCACATGGAAGTCATCTGCTCCCCAAGCCTACCGTAAACATGGAGGTAACGACTCCAAAAGGCCCCCATCAGCACCAATCCAGCCAAACAGGCGTATATCACCTCGTTCCAGCCCGGGGAAGAAATCAGCACTCCAAGGGACATCAACAGCCATCCAACGAAAAGCAAGCTGCCGCCAAGACCCGGTATCTGATCCACTTCTTGAAGCACCAAGGGGAAAAGGGAGTACCAAAGGGCACTTAAAACCACCGCCACACCCTGGGGCAGGTAAAGGAAAACCCCCCCGGGCATCCCTATGAAGTTTATCCTTGGCCCAAAGAGCGCAAGCAAAAGCCCCAAGAAGAGGAATAGAGGCCTAAGCTCAAAGGACCGCTGCATCTTCTGACAAAACCCCAAGAACAAACCACCCATGCCGGCTATGATGACCCACTTGAGGAGGCCGCTTCCAGACCAAATCCCCACCATGGCCCAAGATGCCAGCATGGTTATGTCCTTAACGTAGTAATACTGATCCCGGTCCAGATGGGGCTTAAAGAACCGCTGAACCAACAATCCCCCAAGCCCCAGGACCAGGATCAATGAAAGTTGAGAGCAAACCCCCAAATTCACCGAACCACTTGCTCCAACCGAACCTAAGATCTGGAAGAAGACGGAACTATCCGCTTAATCCCCCCCATGTATGGGACCAATGGGTCGGGGATATCAACAGATCCGTCCTGCCGCTGGAAATTCTCAACTATGGCCAGCAAGCACCGCCCAACCGCTATCCCCGATCCGTTTAGGGTGTGAACAAATCGCGGCTTGCCTCCTCCCTTCGGCCTATAGCGGGTGTTCATACGCCTAGCCTGAAAGTCCTCGCAGTTGCTGCAAGAGCTTATCTCCCGATAACATCCCTGAGAGGGCAGCCACACCTCCAGGTCATAGGTCTTGCTGGCTCCAAAACCCATATCACCAGTACAAAGACACACAACCCGATATGGAAGCCCAAGCCCCCTCAACACGGACTCTGCAGAGGCGGTGAGCTTCTCAAGCTCATCATAGCTGTCCTCGGGCTTGCATATCTTAACAAGCTCCACCTTGGAGAACTGATGAACCCTAAGCATGCCCTTTACATCCCGGCCGTAACTCCCCGCCTCACGCCTAAAACA
This portion of the Thermanaerothrix sp. genome encodes:
- a CDS encoding WecB/TagA/CpsF family glycosyltransferase, yielding MILVLGLGGLLVQRFFKPHLDRDQYYYVKDITMLASWAMVGIWSGSGLLKWVIIAGMGGLFLGFCQKMQRSFELRPLFLFLGLLLALFGPRINFIGMPGGVFLYLPQGVAVVLSALWYSLFPLVLQEVDQIPGLGGSLLFVGWLLMSLGVLISSPGWNEVIYACLAGLVLMGAFWSRYLHVYGRLGEQMTSMWGMIMGGITVLGASKGLAFSALFLMPLGLFLVPIVETSLKIVGTSLVRRQLGSVTLYRALMNRGVDHPMAVYMVSFTCLCLGMLGFSAQRSGTWQLSLLVLLGIVLLGGGLYTFLRRGGSVLAHSRRPRIFGVHVDNVTLNYVLGRVRAMVSRGESCLICTLDALGALRSRDDSEYREVLNRSDLVLPDGKGLLEAFRILGNPLSERIPGVEFVDHLCRLAASEGWKVFLLGGKPGVAELAAQRLVERHPGLVVAGCMDGYFPDSKEAEVVKSIASSGAKVLFVGLGVPRQEKWLFKVLKTDGCLAGVVGVGIGGSFDVISGRLKRAPLSWQRLGLEWLYRTIQEPWRIRRIARLPKFLLLVLLEKLLGPGDDKIE